GCCCACGAGTCCGTGGACGTCGCCGGCTCGCCGCCCTCGAAGTAGGGCGCAGGCGCGACGCCGTAGTTGATCCCGCCGGCGTTCGCCACGCTCACGCCCCACGGACCGGAGATGATGAAAGCGCCCTTGCCCTCCTGGAACAGCGCGCCGTTCTTGTCGTTGGTGATGCCACGCGGCGAGAGCCCGTCCTCGAACAGGCCGTGATACCAGGTCAGCGCGCGCTGCCAGCCGTCGCCGGAGAAGTCCACGACCCCGTCGGCGTCGATGCCGTCGCCGCCGCCCGCGGAGACGCCCATCATCTGCAGCTGGTAGTAGGTGTCCCACTGGTCGAACAGCAGCGGGTACTCCGCCGCGCCGGCGCTCTGCACCGTCCGCGCCGCCTCGGTCAGCTGCTCGTACGTCCACGGCGAGGCCGGGTCGCCCGACGGCGGCTCGACACCGGCCGCGGCCAGGACGTCGGTGTTGTAGTAGAGGAACTGCGACGTGGTCCAGGGCGCGATCGCCAGCAGCTTGCCGTCCACCTCGCGCGCGGTGACCATGCTCTCACTCACGGCCGCGGCGACGGCGTCGTCGCGCAGGGCGGAGAGGTCGGCGAGGTAGCCCCGGTTGTTCCAGTCGAGGACGGCGCCACCGGCGTCGACGACCATGAGGTCGATGCCGTCGCCGCCGGCCCCCATCCGCTGGTTGATGGTGCTCGTGTACTGCGCGTAGGGGATGTTGAGCTGCTTCACGGTGATGTCCGGGTGCTGCTCCTCGAACCCCTCGATCGCGGTGGCCCAGGTCTCGGCCGGATCGGCGTTCGCGAAGGTCAGCGTGACCTCGCCGTCGCCGCCGCCGCCCGAGCCGTCCGTCGACGACCCGCCGCAGCCGGCGAGCACCAGCAGGCCGGCGCCGAGCGCGGCGGCGGCGGGGAGGATCCGGGACGTTCCCATGGCGTTTCTCCTCTTCGAGCGATGCTGGGATGGGTGTCAGGCGGTGGTGGCGGGCTGCGCCGCGACGAGGATGCGGCCCACGATCTCCTCGGTCACGCGCGGCACGTCCAGGTCGACGACGATCTCGTGCGGCCCGGCCGGGTCGGGGACGAACCGGGTCGTGCCCGCGGCGTCGCCCTCGGTCTCGACGGTGATGGCGCCGCGCTCGGTCGTGAACAGCTCCGGACGCGCCAGGGTGAGCACGGCGATGGGGTCGTGCGGCACGTTGGAGTCACGTTCGGTGAAGTCCCAGAAGCGGCGCATCTCCGCGCCGATCAGCGCGCCGAACGGACCCCGCGCCGCGATGGCGTCGAGCTCGGCCCGGCCGAGCCTGATGCGCTGGGTCTGGTCGAGGCCGACGGCCAGCAGGTCCAGGCCGGACCCGAACACCTCGGCGGCCGCGGTCACGTCGCAGCGGATGTTGTGCTCGACCACGCCGGCGCGGAACTCGCCGCCCATCATGACGACGCGTTTCGTCACCCGGTCGGGCCGGCGCAGCGCGACGGCGACGTTCGTGAGCGGGCCGATGGCCACGACGGTCGCCGTGGCCGCGAGCTCCTCGGTGGCGGCCCGGGCGGCCGCGTAGCGCTGCACGGCGAGGTCGGCGATGGTGGAGCCCTCGTGCCCCGGCCACCACACCGGCCGGCCGGACAGCGTCTCGGGCTCGCCCGCGGCGATCGGCGGCGCCGGCCGTCCCGTCGTCGCGAACGCCTTCGCGACGATCCGGGCGCGCAGGTCCACGTCGCCGTACACCGTCGTCACGGCGGACACGCCCAGCTCGGGCGAGCCCAGGACCATCGCGAGGGCCAGCAGGTCGTCGACGTCCGTGCCGATGTCGGTGTCGAGGGCGAAGGTGCAGCGCGCCGCCGAGCTGTCGTGGGTCATGGGTTCCCGTCTGTCTGCCGCGCGTCGCCGGGTTCACGAGCGGTCGTCCAAAGCCTGTCGTCGACGCATGCTATTCGAGTAGACTCGCCGCCGCAAGCATGGATCTACTCGAATAGCGCATCACGAGTAGATGCGCTCTGACGACGGATGACGGAGGCCATCGATGGCACCTTTCCGCACCATCAGACGATTCGGCGTGCTGGCGGCCGCGCTGGGCGTGGGCGCCCTGCTCGCGCCGCTGGGCACGGCGGCGGCGCAGGACGACGCGGGCCCGCGGCCGGCCCGCGACGGGGTCGCCTGGGACCCCGCGTCGCTGACCCAGGTGTACGCGCCGGAGCCCGGGTTCTACTCCTACGCGCCGTCAGTCGTGCGCGACGGCGACACCGAGTGGATCTGGTCCTGCCACAACGACCAGTCCCGCGTGATCGAGGACCACATCTACCTCACCAAGCGCGTCGACGGCGTCGTGACGGAGACGAGGTCGGTGCTGCACGCCTCGCCGGCGCCGGCCTGGGACAGCTTCCACACCTGCGACCCCAGCGTCGTGGCCGGCCGGTTCCACTACGGCGGCACCCGCTACTCGTACGCGATGTTCTACCTGGGCAACGACGTCGACGCCAGCGCGCACAACCAGGTCGGCGTCGCCTTCGCGACGGACCCGGCAGGGCCGTGGGTCAAGTACCCCGAGCCGATCGTGACGTCGGACCGCGTCGACCAGTGGGGCGCCGGCCAGCCGACCGCCGTCTCGCTCGCCGGCGACTCCGGGCGGGTGCTGCTCGCCTACACCCGCGGCGACACCTCCACCCGCGCCTACGCCAGCGTCGTCGACCTCACGCACGTCGAGCGGCTGCGGGTGGGCCCGCCCGTCCTGCTGCCGACGGACGGGCTCACCGGGGCCGACGGCGCCGCGGACTACCTCAACGGGTTCGACCTCGCCCTCGACCGCACCGGCCGGAACGTCGTGGTCGTCCGCGAACAGCACCCCTACCCCATCGACAACCCGTGGTGGATCGGCCCGTCGGTGCAGGTCGCGCGCCTGAGCCTGACGGACCTCCTGGCCGGGACGGGCACTTGGCAGCCGCTGGGCGACATCGACCACGACCTCACCGGGTTCACCCGCAACCACAACGCCGGCCTGGTGCGCACCTGGCGCGGCCGGCTCGCCGACGCCCGCGGCGTCGAGGTCGTCTTCACCAGTTCCTGCTCCAGCCTGCCCACCGTCGACGACCCCGACTGGAGCCAGGCCACCTGCGATTCGCTGTACTCGTACGACCTGTGGTCGATCACCGGGCGGTTCACCCGGTCGAGGTGATCCGGGCCCCCATGGTCGCGGCGCACCGTGAGTGTGCCGAGACCATGGGGGTCGACGATGTCCGAGGCCGATGACGACGCGGGCAACGACGCACGCGCCGGCGTCCGTGAGCTGGTGGCCGTCGTCGTGCTCTCCGTCACGGCGGTGCTCACCGCGTGGAGCGGCTTCGAGGCGAGCAAGTGGGGCGGCGAGATGTCCATCGCCTTCTCCCAGGCGTCGGGCGCGCGGATCGAGGCGTCGCGCTTCGCGGCGGAGGCCGACGCGGCCCGGAACTTCGACCTCGACATCTTCGCGGTGTACGTGCAGGCCGTCGCCGAGGGGGACGACGCGCTCACCGACTTCGTCGAGACGCGGTTCACCGACCACTTCGCGGTGGCCTTCGACGCCTGGATCGCGATGCGGCCGCTGCAGAACCCCGAGGCGCCCAACGGCCCGTTCGCGCTGCCCGAGTACCGGCCGCCGGGCGCGGCCGAGGCGAAGGCGGCCGACGCCCGTGCCGACGGGCTGTTCGCGGAGGCGCTCGAGAACAACCAGCGCGGCGACGACTACACGCTGCTGACCGTCCTGTTCGCCCTGGTGCTCTTCTTCACCGCGGTGTCCCAGCGGCTCCGGTCGGCGACGCTGACCTGGGTCGTCCTCGGTGGCGCGATGACGTTGCTGCTGGTGGGCGTGGGCTTCCTGATCGCCTTCCCGAAGATCATCTGAAGACGGTCGTCCAGTCGTCGCGGACGCTGATCACCGTCCACCCGCGGCGCTCGGCCCGGTCGAGCAGCTCGTCGGCGCCGTCGGTGTAGGCGAACTCGCGGTCCTCGTCGTCGTGCAGGACGACCAGCCGGAGGGCGGGCAGGGACGGCCCGCCGGTGAACTCCAGCATCGGGATGTCACCGTTGGCGTTGCCGGCCGCCAGGATGGGCCGGCGGCCGACCCGGCTCCAGATCCGCACCGCCTTGACCGGCCCGTCGTCGAACACGTCGGGCCGGGCCCGGTACACGACGGACGCGCCGCCGTCGTCCTCCTGGTAGGCGAGCGCGTTGGAGCTGCCGATCACCCGCTCAGCGGGGATGCCATACACCTCGTCGCTGATCGCGCGGATGAAGTCCCGGTCGCCGCCCGAGGCGATGTAGACGGTGAAGCCGTGCGCCTCCAGGTAGCGCAGCAGCTCGACCATCGGCGGGTACGCGCACTGGCGGAACCCGCGGCCCAGCGTGGGGTGCGACCCACGGCGCAGGTACTCCCCCGACGCCGCCAGGTAGTCCTCCGCGGACATCCCGGCGAACGCCCGGACGAACCCGCCCATCAGCACCTTCAGGTCGGAGTCGTCGCCGCGGTAGTGCTTGGTGATGGCGCCGCCCAGCCAGTCGTAGTCGTCGGTGGAGGCCGCCTTCCACGGCTGCTGCTCCCGCAGATCCGGAGTCTCCTCGGCCATGGCCGCCAGCCGCTGGAGGATGAAGCCGATCTCGATCTGCATCGGCTTCTCGGTCCACAGCGTGCCGTCGTTGTCGAGCACGGCGACCCGCTCGACGGGGTCGACGTAGTCGTCGCCGCCCTCCGTGGTGACCCGGCGGACGAAGTCGGTGATCGCCGATCGGGCCGCTCCGTCGCGCCACGAACCGAGCTCGGCGTCCACGTCAGGACTCCAGGATGCCGGAGCTCGCGATGAACCAGATCACGACGATGTCGAGCGCGATGATCAGCAGCGTCCAGAACGGGTAGTTCGGGAGGAAGGCGAAGTTGGCGATGGCGCTCATCCCGGCCAGCGCCATCGCGACGCCGCCGGCGATGGCGCTCCCCGAGAAGAGGAACAGCCCTGCCACCACGAGGATCGCCCCGATGATCAGGTGGCCCCAGCCCCACGCCGTGACGTCGAGGTCGTACGCGTAGCCGGGCCGCGCGGAGAAGACGTCGTCGTCGGCGATCGCCGCCACGCCCTGCAGCGCCTGGAAGGCTCCGGCGAGCATCAGGAGTACCGCCGCCGGCACCGCCTTGTCGCGCGCCGTCGCTGCCGCCGCCCGCGGCTCGTCGTCGGCGGTTGATCGGATGTCGGCCATGCAAGCTCCCGCGCCTCGAGACGATTCGACCAGGTCACTCGCGGTCGTCGCCCTCGACGATCGCCGCCGGGACCGGCCGGCGCCTCACCCCGGCTGGGTGAATCCGCGGACCGGCCGCCGGCGGCGAGGCGGCCAGGACCGCGGTGACCACGAGTCCGAATGGGTTCTTCCCTTCGCTCGGCCGGCCTCGCGCGCGACGTTGTGAGATCGCTGCGTGATTGATGTGAGCACGATGTCGCGTCCACGACCATGACCCCACGTCGTTTCGGCAGCGATCTCACATCGATCGAACCGGCCCTGACGTGGGGTGCAGCGCGCCTTGAATAGGGGTGTACCGGCCGGTGAGGGTGAGCAGTGATGCCACCCGGCCCACCGGACCGGCCGAACGCCGGCCACAGCCACGTACCCGTCCGGCGAACCCATTCGGACTCACTCATCTAGGCTGATGAGATGCCTGTCCTGGGCACCAAGCTGCACGTGCCGAGCCCGCGCCGGCAGCTGGTGCCACGGCCACGGCTGCTCGATCGGCTGCAGGCCGGCCAGGGCTCGTCACCGCGGCTGGTCCTCGTGTGCGCACCGGCGGGGTTCGGCAAGACCACGCTGCTGGCCCAGTGGCTGGCGGAGGCCGCGACCGACGGCGCCCGGGCGCGGTCGTCGGTGGCGTGGCTGTCGCTGGACCCCGGTGACGCAGACCTGCGGCGGTTCCTGACGCACCTCGTCGCCGCCGCGCGGACCGCCGCCCCCGACGCCGGCGCCGAGGCCCTGGCGATGCTGGCCGGCGACCGCGACCCGGCCGCCGAGGCGGTGCTGGTCAGCCTGGTCAACGACCTCGACGCCCACGCCGGCCCGATGGTGCTGGCGCTGGACGACTACCACGTCATCGACGCGTCCGCGGTGCACGACACCGTGGCCTTCCTGCTCGACCACCTGCCCCCGCGGGTGACCGTCGCCGTCGCGACCCGCGCCGACCCGCCGCTGCGGCTCTCGCGGCTGCGCGCACGCGGCGAGCTGCTCGAGTTCCGGGCCGCCGATCTGCGGTTCACCACCGCCGAAGCGGGCGCCTTTCTCAACGAGGCGATGGGCCTGGCGCTCGAGCCGGCGCTGGTCGCCGCCCTGGAGGCGCGGACCGAGGGCTGGCCCGCGGGGTTGCAGCTGGCCGCCCTGACCGCACGCGGCCACGCGGGCTCGGGGGTGGAGGGGTTCGTCGAGGCGTTCGGCGGCAGCCATCGCTTCGTCCTGGACTACCTCGTCGACGAGGTGCTGGACGCCCAGCCCGAGGACGTGCGGGCCTTCCTGCTGCACACGTCGGTGCTCGGGCAGCTGGCGGCGTCGCTGTGCGACGCGGTCACCGGGCGAGCCGACGGACAACGCATGCTCGAGGCGCTCGACCGCGACAACCTGTTCGTCGTCCCGCTCGACGACCACCAGCGGTGGTACCGCTACCACCACCTGTTCGCCGAGGCGCTGCGCGCCCGCCTGCTGGCCGAACAACCGGACCGGCCGCCCGCACTCCACCGGGCTGCCAGCCGTTGGTACGCCGGCTCCGGCCTGCTGGAGGAGGCGATCGGACACGCGCTCGCCGCCGGTGACGTCGAGGCCGCGGCCGACCTGATCGAGCGTGCGCTGCCGGAGGCTCGACGGCACCGGCACGACCGCGACATCGGGACCTGGCTGACGGCGTTGCCGGACGAGGTGGTCCGGCGGCGGCCGGTGCTGAGCACCCAGCAGGCCTGGATGCGGCTGGCCGAGGGCGACCTCGACGGGGTCGAGGTGTCGCTGCGGCACGCGGAGCGGGCCCTGGAGTCGACGCCGCCCGCGGAGCGTGCCGCCGGCGACGATCAGCTGCGCACGGTGCCCGCCTGGATCGCGATCTACCGCGCCTCCGTCGCCCAGGCCCGCGGCGACGCCGGCGCCACGGCCGGGCACGCGCGCCGCGCGCTCGAGCTGGCCGAGCCCGAGGACCACTTCGCCCGCGGCGGCGCCGCCGGCTTCCTCGGCCTGGCCGCGTGGGCCGACGGCGACCTCGAGACCGCGGTCGACACGTTCACGCAGGCCATCGCCAGCCTGCGCGCGGCCGGGAACGTGGCCGACGCGCTCGGCAGCACCGTCGTGCTCGCCGAGCTGTGGCAGGCCCGGGGCCTCCCGGCGCGGGCCAGGCAGCTGTACGAGCAGGCGTTGCAGACCGCGCGGACGCACCCGGGAGTCCCGCTGTCGACCACCGGCGACCTCCACGTCGGACTCGCCGGCGTCCTGCGCGAGCAGGGCGAGCTCGACGCCGCCGAGGAGCAGCTGCGGGCCGGCCGCGCGCTCGGTGATGCGGCGTCCCTGCCCGAGAACCGGCACCGGCGGCACCTCGCCCGCGCCGGCCTCCTGCGGGCCCGCGGCGACCTCGACGGGGCGCTGTCGGAGCTGCGGCAGGCGTCCTCGCTGTACCTGCCGGGCTTCTTTCCCGACGTCCACCCCATCCCCGCCGCAATCGCCCGGCTCCAGATCGCCCTGGGCCACCTCGATCAGGCGTGGGACTGGGCACGCGACCACCAGGTCACCCCGGCCGGCGACCTGAACTACCTGGGCGAGTTCGACCACCTCACCCTCGCCCGCCTGCTCATCGCCCAGCACCGCGCCGACGCCGGCCCCGGCGGCCTCCAGGACGCCACCGGCCTGCTCGACCGGCTCCTCGCCACCGCGCGGGCCGCCCACCGCGGGGCGAGCGCCGTCGACGCCCAGCTGCTGCTGGCCCTCGCCCACGACCTCCGCGGCCGGCGAGCGGCAGCGCTGGCGCTGCTGGACGACGCCCTGGCCGCCGCCGTCCCGGCCGGCTACGCCCGCCTCTTCCTCGACGAGGGCGCCCCGATGCAGGACCTGCTGCGCGCGGCCGCGCGACGGCCACGGACCGGCCCGTTGGCCCGGGCGCTGCTCGCGGCCGGCGCCACCGTCGCGGCAGCGCCACGCGGGGACGCCACGGCGCCCGCCGACGCGCTCAGTGACCGCGAGGCCGAGGTGCTGCGGCTGCTGGCGACCGACCTCACCGGCCCGGAGATCGCCGCGCGGCTGTTCCTGTCCGTCAACACGTTCCGCACGCACACGCGGCACATCTTCACCAAGCTCGACGTGACGACCAGACGGGCGGCCGTCCGGCGCGGCGCCGAACTCGGCCTGCTCTGAGCCGGCCGAGATCACCATGCCGGTCACATCGTCATGTGATGTGCGCTCACCACCCCGGCTCCTAGCGTCCTGGCCAGCCCCGGAATCACCGGGCACCAGGAACAGGAGTCCCGTCATGACCATCACCAGCAGCGACCTCACCAAGGCGGCCGGCGCCGCGGCCGCGATCGCCGGGGCCGTCTTCATCGCCGTTCAGATCGGCCACCCGGCCGGCGACGCCTTCACCACCGACACGGCCGACTGGGTGGCGCGAAGCTGCGCCAAGATCGTGATGGCCGCCCTCGCGCTCGCGGGCATCACCGGCATGTACCTGCGCCAGTACCGCCGATCCGGCCTGCTCGGCCTGGCCGGCTACCTGCTCTTCGCCGCCGGGTACCTGGCCATGTTCTCCGTCGAGGTCATCGCCGCGACCGTCCTCCCCCGCCTGGTCGACACCGAGCCCGGGTTCGTCGACGACGTCGTCACCGCGGCAGCCGGCGGAACGCCGAACGGTGACATCGGCGCACTCCAGACCCTGTTCGACGTCGCCGGCGCCGGCTACCTGCTCGGCGGCCTCGTCTTCGGCATCGCCCTGTTCCGCACCCGCGTCCTGGCCCGCTGGGCGGCGGCCCTGCTCGCCGTCAGCACCGTCGGGACGGCGGCGCTGGCCGTGCTGCCGGAGTCGTTCAACCGGCCGTTCGCCGTTCCCGCGGGCATCGCGCTCATCGGCCTGGGCGTGTCCCTGTGGCGCGGCTCGCGCTCCACCACGCCCGACGCCGACGTGTCCGCCGCGCGGCCCGAGCAGCCCGCCGTCCGATGACCGGCCGGGCGGCGCCGGCGTACGAGATCCGCGTCGCCGGCCACCTCGACGACCACTGGTCGGCCCTGCTCGGCGACCTCACGCTGACCCGCCGGGACGACGGCACCACGTCCCTCACCGGACCCGTCACCGACCAGGCTCACCTGCACGGCGTGCTCGCCCGGATCCGCGACCTCGGGATCCCCCTGCTGTCACTGCGGGTGATCTCCGACGCCGGACCAGCCGCCTGACCACCGGGATCAGCATGGCGACGGCGATCATGGCGAGGCTCACGACCGAGGCGTACCGGTCGACCAGAAGGACGACGTCCACCGCCTGCTGACCGAGCCCGTAGCCGAGGCCCGCGACCAGGCCGGTCATCGCCAGAGCGCCGGCGAAGTCGAGGAACAGGAACGTCACCAGGCGCATCCCGGCCATGCCCGCCATGGCGTACACGACCGGGGTGGGGACACCGGGCAGCACCGCCAGCACGACCGCGACGCGCAGGGCCCACGGCCGCAGCTCGGTGGCGCGGCCGGCGACGCGCAGGGCGCGCTCGCTGGTCGTGAACATCCGGACGATGCCCAGGCCCCACTGCCGGCCCGTCCACCAGGTCAGCCAGTCGAGCTTCACCATGCCCGCGGCCCCGGCCGCCACGACCAGCCAGAGCGGAGCCTCGCCGATCCGGGCGAACGCGGCGGCGGCGCCGATCGCCGTCAGGTCGCCGGTGAGGAACGCCAGCAGGACCGGATGCGAGGCGAGCAGGAACGGCTTCAGCGGCCGCAGCACCAACCCGAGCGCCACCACGGCGAGGATCGCGCCCATCAGGGCCAGGTCCAGGCGGGTGGCGCGACCCTGCCACGGCACGAACCGGCGCCACGGGCCGATCGCTGCGGGCGCGGCGCCGGCAGCGGCCAGGCTGCTGGACGTCCGTTCGACGGTGCTCATGCTTCAAGGCTGGGCGACCCGCCCGTCGAACGGCAGGTGCACCTGTCATGAGTGCGCCGTGCACTCCGCAGGGCCAGAAGGTGCGCCCGAGGTCAAGCAGTTCTGCAAGCGCGCGTCGTGACGTGCCGCGCCGCGGTTCACGCCGTAGGTGGTAAGATCACCACATGCATTTGTACTTCCTGTGACGGCTGAGTAGGCCATCCGCGCTCGTCGAGTCACTCCGAGCCCGCGGCGGCCGCTCTGTTCCGACCCCTTTCGGGTCGCCGTCTTTGCGCACCCCCTGGCCTGGTTCCTGGCTGTGGTGCGCCTGTTCGAAGGATGCGAATGCGCACCCACCGTCTACCCGCGCGCCAGCGCGCGCAACTCATGGCTTCCGATGTCTCGGTGATGCGAGCCGCCACCCCCGTTCTGCACCAGGTCGACCTCACCCTGACCCCCTCGTCGCGGGTCGCGATCGTCGGCGAGAACGGGAGAGGAAAGTCGACCCTGCTCCATGTGCTCGCGGGCACCCTCGACCCCGACGCCGGCACCGTCCAGCGCATCGGCACGATCGGCGTCGCCGAGCAGGAGATGGACACCGCCGACTCGCGCACCGTCGGACAAGCCGTCGCGGACGCGATCGCCGACGCGATCGCGGCGCTGGCGAGGCTCGACGCTGCCAGCCACGCGCTCACCGAGGACGTCGAGTCCGCGGCCGCGGAATACGCGGCCGCACTGGAACTCGTCGACGTGCTCGACGCGTGGGAGGCCGAACGCCGGGTGCTGATCGCGCTCGACGCGCTCGACGCGGAGACCGACCTGACGAGACCGCTCGCCGAGCTCTCCGTCGGACAGCGCTTCCGCGTGCGCCTGGCGTGCCTGCTGGGCGCCGACGACGACTTCCTGCTGCTCGACGAGCCGACGAACCATCTCGACCGCGGCGGGCTCGAGTTCCTGACCGCCCAGCTCCGCTCCCGCGAGGGCGGCGTGGTGGTCGTCAGTCACGATCGAGCCCTGCTGTCGGACTTCGCGGAGACCGTCGTCGATCTCGACCCGTCGCCGGACGACCGTCCGCGCGTCTACGGAAACGGCTACGCGGGCTACCGGGAGGGACGACTGGCCGAACGGGAACGCTGGGAACAGGACTACGAGCGGCAGCAGGCCGAGCGGGCCCGGCTGCAGGACGACCTCACCGCCGCGCAGAACCGGCTCGTCTCCGGCTGGCGGCCGGAGAAGGGCACGAACAAGCACGGGCGCGCCACCCGGGCCGGCAGCATCGCCCAGACCGTTCATCGGCGTCAGGAGGCGCTCGAGGCGCACGCCGTCACCGTTCCCGAACCGCCGCTGGAGTTCCGCTTCCCGGAGCTTCGCGCCCGGGCCGGCGCGACGTTGCTGAGCGTCGAGAACGTCGGCGTCACCGGGCGGCTACGCGGGCCGGTGTCGTTCTCGCTGTCCCGGCACGGCCGGCTGGTCGTGACCGGCCCCAACGGTGCGGGCAAGTCCACCCTGCTCAGGGTCGCCGCCGCCGAGCTGGCGCCGGACACGGGATCGGTGCGCCGGCCCGGCGGCACCCGGGTCGGCTTCCTGCGCCAGGAGAGCGATCTGCCGCCCGATCGGCGGGCCAGCGAGGTGTACGCCACGCGCGTCGACGCGCTCGTCTCCGCCGGCATCGTGGCGCCGCCGGAGGTGATCGGGATGTCCCAGCTCGGTCTCCTGAAGCCGCGTGAGTCGAGCAAGCGGGTGGGCGAGCTCTCGGTGGGCCAGCAACGCCGCCTCGATCTGGCGCTCGTGCTCGCCAAGCGCCCGCACGTGCTGCTCCTGGACGAGCCGACCAACCATCTCTCCATCGCGCTCGTGGACGAGCTCACCGAAGCGCTGGGCGCGACCCAGGCGGCCGTCGTCGTGTCCTCGCACGACCGGCAGCTCCTTCGTGACGTGGCCGGCTGGCCGAGCATCGACCTGTCGGCGACGGCCGGAGTCGGGGTGCCGGCATGACCGTCATGGCCTTCCAGGTGATCGCGCTCGACGACAGCCCGCTCGCGCTCTCGGCGGTCGCGACCGGAATGAGCCTGGGCCTTGCACGTCGCTGCCGCGTCGTTCGCCATGGGGCCGGCGTCCGTCCGCCCCCGGGACTCGCTTCACTCGTCGGTGTGACGAACCCGGTCACGGACACCGGGTGGCGTCGTCGCCGTCGATCTCCCCGAGGAAGGCGCCGAAGTCTCCGACGTGAGCGTCCTCGCCGAGGATCTCGCGCGTGATGTTCCCGATGCCCTGCCGCGGCTCCTCCTGCTCCGACGCGTGCTCACCGAGGTCGTGGTGGGCCACGGCACGCTGAGAGGTGACCACACCGAGGCAGTTCGGGTTCGCCGGTGCGTTCCCGGCCGCACCGGCGGCGACGGCGCCGGCGGGGATGACGGCGAGAGTGAGTCCGCCGATCGCGAGCGCGGCGCGCATCGGTCGCGGGATCCGGATCGAACGCATGAGGGTGCCTCCTCGGTAGTGTCGGGAACGGCGGCTCGGCCGCGCCGGCACCGTAGCGACCGCCGTGCTCGAGATGCGAACGATTCGGCTCCCGACGAATCGTCGGGCGTGCCAGGAGGTGCGAGAGATGTTGCGGCTCCGGATGACGGTCGACGATCTCGCGCGCACGACGCTCGCCCTGCCGGGCCGGTGCGAGGAGCTGCCGGTGAGCGTGCAGGCACTCGAACAGATCGGCCATCCCTACCGCGGGCTGTGGCGCTCCCTCGACGGCCGGGTCCCGGACCGGGCTCGGTGTCTCTGGGAGCTCATCCCGGCCCGCGGTGACGTCCCGCTGTTCCTCGCCCCCGAACTGGTGGACGACATCGACGAGGCCGTCGACATCGTGCAGTCCACGCCGCCGGCGCGGATCAGAGCCGAGATCAGCGCCGGCCGGAGCCGTCCGACGCCGTGGGTGGACGACCTCTGCCGCGGTCGCCCGGCGGCGCTGCGCCG
This Jiangella alba DNA region includes the following protein-coding sequences:
- a CDS encoding sugar ABC transporter substrate-binding protein; protein product: MGTSRILPAAAALGAGLLVLAGCGGSSTDGSGGGGDGEVTLTFANADPAETWATAIEGFEEQHPDITVKQLNIPYAQYTSTINQRMGAGGDGIDLMVVDAGGAVLDWNNRGYLADLSALRDDAVAAAVSESMVTAREVDGKLLAIAPWTTSQFLYYNTDVLAAAGVEPPSGDPASPWTYEQLTEAARTVQSAGAAEYPLLFDQWDTYYQLQMMGVSAGGGDGIDADGVVDFSGDGWQRALTWYHGLFEDGLSPRGITNDKNGALFQEGKGAFIISGPWGVSVANAGGINYGVAPAPYFEGGEPATSTDSWAVGISSKSENREAAEEFLRYLTIDAAGNAQAAEVAGITPTNKEAFAAYVDGVEASAGAATAGFGAILQYQLENNAVHRPAVVGYSVFEPGAGQLFSDIRNGSDPAERAAQADEEISAQIERLR
- a CDS encoding nucleoside hydrolase, yielding MTHDSSAARCTFALDTDIGTDVDDLLALAMVLGSPELGVSAVTTVYGDVDLRARIVAKAFATTGRPAPPIAAGEPETLSGRPVWWPGHEGSTIADLAVQRYAAARAATEELAATATVVAIGPLTNVAVALRRPDRVTKRVVMMGGEFRAGVVEHNIRCDVTAAAEVFGSGLDLLAVGLDQTQRIRLGRAELDAIAARGPFGALIGAEMRRFWDFTERDSNVPHDPIAVLTLARPELFTTERGAITVETEGDAAGTTRFVPDPAGPHEIVVDLDVPRVTEEIVGRILVAAQPATTA
- a CDS encoding HAD family hydrolase; translation: MDAELGSWRDGAARSAITDFVRRVTTEGGDDYVDPVERVAVLDNDGTLWTEKPMQIEIGFILQRLAAMAEETPDLREQQPWKAASTDDYDWLGGAITKHYRGDDSDLKVLMGGFVRAFAGMSAEDYLAASGEYLRRGSHPTLGRGFRQCAYPPMVELLRYLEAHGFTVYIASGGDRDFIRAISDEVYGIPAERVIGSSNALAYQEDDGGASVVYRARPDVFDDGPVKAVRIWSRVGRRPILAAGNANGDIPMLEFTGGPSLPALRLVVLHDDEDREFAYTDGADELLDRAERRGWTVISVRDDWTTVFR
- a CDS encoding DUF7144 family membrane protein, which produces MADIRSTADDEPRAAAATARDKAVPAAVLLMLAGAFQALQGVAAIADDDVFSARPGYAYDLDVTAWGWGHLIIGAILVVAGLFLFSGSAIAGGVAMALAGMSAIANFAFLPNYPFWTLLIIALDIVVIWFIASSGILES
- a CDS encoding LuxR C-terminal-related transcriptional regulator, with the translated sequence MPVLGTKLHVPSPRRQLVPRPRLLDRLQAGQGSSPRLVLVCAPAGFGKTTLLAQWLAEAATDGARARSSVAWLSLDPGDADLRRFLTHLVAAARTAAPDAGAEALAMLAGDRDPAAEAVLVSLVNDLDAHAGPMVLALDDYHVIDASAVHDTVAFLLDHLPPRVTVAVATRADPPLRLSRLRARGELLEFRAADLRFTTAEAGAFLNEAMGLALEPALVAALEARTEGWPAGLQLAALTARGHAGSGVEGFVEAFGGSHRFVLDYLVDEVLDAQPEDVRAFLLHTSVLGQLAASLCDAVTGRADGQRMLEALDRDNLFVVPLDDHQRWYRYHHLFAEALRARLLAEQPDRPPALHRAASRWYAGSGLLEEAIGHALAAGDVEAAADLIERALPEARRHRHDRDIGTWLTALPDEVVRRRPVLSTQQAWMRLAEGDLDGVEVSLRHAERALESTPPAERAAGDDQLRTVPAWIAIYRASVAQARGDAGATAGHARRALELAEPEDHFARGGAAGFLGLAAWADGDLETAVDTFTQAIASLRAAGNVADALGSTVVLAELWQARGLPARARQLYEQALQTARTHPGVPLSTTGDLHVGLAGVLREQGELDAAEEQLRAGRALGDAASLPENRHRRHLARAGLLRARGDLDGALSELRQASSLYLPGFFPDVHPIPAAIARLQIALGHLDQAWDWARDHQVTPAGDLNYLGEFDHLTLARLLIAQHRADAGPGGLQDATGLLDRLLATARAAHRGASAVDAQLLLALAHDLRGRRAAALALLDDALAAAVPAGYARLFLDEGAPMQDLLRAAARRPRTGPLARALLAAGATVAAAPRGDATAPADALSDREAEVLRLLATDLTGPEIAARLFLSVNTFRTHTRHIFTKLDVTTRRAAVRRGAELGLL
- a CDS encoding DedA family protein, with the translated sequence MSTVERTSSSLAAAGAAPAAIGPWRRFVPWQGRATRLDLALMGAILAVVALGLVLRPLKPFLLASHPVLLAFLTGDLTAIGAAAAFARIGEAPLWLVVAAGAAGMVKLDWLTWWTGRQWGLGIVRMFTTSERALRVAGRATELRPWALRVAVVLAVLPGVPTPVVYAMAGMAGMRLVTFLFLDFAGALAMTGLVAGLGYGLGQQAVDVVLLVDRYASVVSLAMIAVAMLIPVVRRLVRRRRSPAVTAGGSRGRGSGRARRAGEPGR